One window from the genome of Amaranthus tricolor cultivar Red isolate AtriRed21 chromosome 9, ASM2621246v1, whole genome shotgun sequence encodes:
- the LOC130824335 gene encoding non-specific lipid transfer protein GPI-anchored 11-like isoform X2 translates to MAMREVSSLMVIIVAAAIIVEAKTAPAPVDCTTVVLSMSDCLSYVTNGSTTEKPEGNCCSGLKSVLKTNAECLCEAFKSSSQFGIVLNNTKALALPAACGVHASSAAKCGLSLSPTGAPSPGSVSLSPVGAPSGSVIAGAPGLGGSEVSPALAPTGKNGSPSTIAISMQLIVVGLVAALYTSFCG, encoded by the exons AGAAGTTTCTTCTTTAATGGTGATTATTGTTGCTGCGGCGATCATCGTGGAAGCGAAGACTGCACCAGCACCTGTAGATTGTACGACTGTGGTGTTGAGCATGTCGGACTGTTTGTCGTATGTAACAAATGGTAGTACGACGGAGAAACCGGAGGGAAATTGTTGCTCTGGATTGAAATCTGTTCTTAAGACTAATGCTGAATGTCTTTGTGAAGCGTTTAAGAGTAGTAGTCAATTTGGTATTGTATTGAATAATACTAAGGCTCTTGCTCTTCCTGCTGCTTGTGGTGTTCATGCTTCTTCTGCTGCTAAATGTGGAT TATCTCTTTCTCCAACGGGCGCTCCTTCTCCAG GCAGCGTTAGTTTATCTCCAGTGGGTGCTCCATCAGGCTCTGTGATTGCAGGCGCTCCGGGACTCGGAGGAAGTGAAGTGTCACCTGCACTGGCTCCTACTGGGAAAAATGGGTCACCTTCAACCATTGCCATATCAATGCAGTTAATTGTTGTTGGTTTAGTGGCTGCTTTATACACTAGTTTTTGTGGTTAA
- the LOC130824334 gene encoding sulfate transporter 1.2-like: MSRRIGDEGVETAFSSRRNESLPPLHSVGRPEKQSIWKDLGDTIKETFFPDDPLKTYKDQPVSKKFVLGLRAVFPIFDWGRQYNFTKFRHDLIAGITIASLCIPQDIAYAKLAYLSPEYGLYSSFVPPLIYAFMGSSRDIAIGPVAVVSLLLGTVLSETIDPETNPVDYTRLAITATFFAGITQATLGFFRLGFLVDFLSHAATVGFMAGAAVTIALQQLKGLLGIKKFTKETDIVSVMHSVFSQAHHGWNWQTIAIGISFLAFLLFTKYIGKKNKKLFWVPAMAPLTSVILATLIVFLSRADKQGVQIVKHIDQGINPPSAGKLFLTGPYLVKAIKAGAIAGVIALTEAVAIARTFAALKDYSIDGNKEMLALGSMNIVGSLTSCYVATGSFSRSAVNYMAGCQTAVSNIVMSMIVFLTLMVITPLFKYIPNAILAAIIISAVVNLVDIEAVILLWKIDKFDFIACMGAFFGVIFISVEIGILIAVCISFFKILLQVTRPRVALLGNLPGTTLYRNIQQYPAASTIPGVLIVRVDSSMYFSNSNYVKDRILRWLSDEEELNKESNLPRIQHLIIDMSPVIDIDTSGIHALEDLNKSLQKREIQLILANPGPVVMTKLHDSKFVDIVGQDNIYLTVGDAVRKCNRSKKLEEP, translated from the exons atgagtcgTCGAATCGGGGATGAAGGCGTTGAGACTGCATTTTCGTCTCGTAGAAATGAGTCCTTACCACCACTTCATAGTGTTGGAAGACCTGAAAAACAATCCATTTGGAAGGATTTAGGGGATACAATAAAGGAGACATTTTTCCCCGACGATCCATTGAAAACTTATAAAGATCAGCCTGTTTCGAAAAAATTTGTCCTTGGTTTACGTGCTGTTTTTCCCATTTTTGATTGGGGAAGACAATACAATTTTACTAAATTTAGACATGATCTTATTGCTGGAATTACCATCGCTAGTCTTTGCATTCCACAG GATATTGCTTATGCAAAGCTTGCTTATCTCTCTCCTGAATACGGATTAT ATAGTAGCTTTGTTCCTCCTCTTATTTATGCGTTCATGGGGAGTTCAAGAGATATAGCAATTGGTCCTGTGGCTGTGGTCTCGCTCCTGCTTGGGACTGTCCTTAGTGAAACTATTGATCCTGAGACAAATCCTGTTGATTATACTCGACTTGCTATCACCGCTACCTTTTTTGCTGGTATTACTCAGGCCACACTTGGCTTCTTCAG ACTGGGGTTCTTAGTGGACTTTCTGTCTCATGCCGCAACGGTTGGATTTATGGCTGGAGCTGCAGTTACCATAGCTCTTCAGCAGCTAAAAGGCTTGCTAGGCATCAAGAAATTCACGAAAGAAACTGATATCGTCTCTGTTATGCACTCCGTGTTTAGCCAAGCTCACCATGGG TGGAACTGGCAAACAATAGCTATAGGCATCTCCTTCTTGGCTTTCCTCTTGTTCACCAAATATATT ggcaagaaaaacaagaaattgTTTTGGGTGCCTGCAATGGCTCCCCTAACCTCGGTCATTTTAGCTACTCTTATCGTGTTCCTCTCGCGTGCAGATAAGCAAGGGGTTCAAATT GTGAAACACATAGACCAAGGCATCAACCCTCCATCAGCTGGTAAGCTTTTTTTGACGGGTCCTTACCTTGTGAAAGCCATCAAAGCTGGTGCCATTGCTGGTGTAATAGCTCTAACG GAAGCAGTGGCTATTGCGAGAACATTTGCTGCTTTAAAAGACTATTCCATTGATGGAAACAAAGAAATGCTTGCCCTTGGTAGCATGAATATTGTCGGTTCATTGACATCGTGTTATGTGGCTACTG GATCATTTTCTCGGTCTGCTGTCAATTACATGGCTGGGTGTCAGACAGCAGTCTCTAACATAGTCATGTCAATGATTGTTTTCCTAACATTGATGGTCATCACACCTCTGTTTAAGTACATTCCAAATGCCATTCTTGCTGCTATCATTATATCCGCTGTGGTTAACCTTGTTGATATCGAAGCTGTAATTCTGCTATGGAAGATTGATAAGTTTGACTTCATAGCTTGCATGGGAGCATTCTTTGGAGTGATCTTTATTTCTGTCGAGATTGGCATCTTGATTGCG GTCTGCATTTCTTTCTTCAAAATTCTTTTGCAAGTGACGAGGCCCAGGGTAGCTCTACTCGGAAACCTCCCTGGAACTACACTTTACAGGAATATTCAACAGTATCCAGCAGCTTCAACAATCCCTGGTGTTCTGATTGTTAGAGTTGATTCTTCGATGTATTTCTCGAACTCTAACTACGTAAAGGACAG GATTCTGAGATGGCTGTCTGATGAAGAAGAGCTAAACAAAGAAAGCAACCTCCCAAGAATTCAACATCTGATTATTGATATGTCGC CTGTGATTGACATTGACACCAGTGGTATCCATGCTTTAGAAGACCTTAATAAAAGTCTTCAGAAGAGGGAAATTCAG CTTATTTTAGCAAATCCAGGACCTGTTGTTATGACAAAACTTCACGATTCCAAGTTCGTCGATATAGTTGGACAAGACAATATATATCTAACCGTCGGTGACGCTGTACGAAAATGCAACCGATCAAAGAAATTAGAAGAACCTTGA
- the LOC130824335 gene encoding non-specific lipid transfer protein GPI-anchored 11-like isoform X1: MAMREVSSLMVIIVAAAIIVEAKTAPAPVDCTTVVLSMSDCLSYVTNGSTTEKPEGNCCSGLKSVLKTNAECLCEAFKSSSQFGIVLNNTKALALPAACGVHASSAAKCGLSLSPTGAPSPVAGSVSLSPVGAPSGSVIAGAPGLGGSEVSPALAPTGKNGSPSTIAISMQLIVVGLVAALYTSFCG; encoded by the exons AGAAGTTTCTTCTTTAATGGTGATTATTGTTGCTGCGGCGATCATCGTGGAAGCGAAGACTGCACCAGCACCTGTAGATTGTACGACTGTGGTGTTGAGCATGTCGGACTGTTTGTCGTATGTAACAAATGGTAGTACGACGGAGAAACCGGAGGGAAATTGTTGCTCTGGATTGAAATCTGTTCTTAAGACTAATGCTGAATGTCTTTGTGAAGCGTTTAAGAGTAGTAGTCAATTTGGTATTGTATTGAATAATACTAAGGCTCTTGCTCTTCCTGCTGCTTGTGGTGTTCATGCTTCTTCTGCTGCTAAATGTGGAT TATCTCTTTCTCCAACGGGCGCTCCTTCTCCAG TTGCAGGCAGCGTTAGTTTATCTCCAGTGGGTGCTCCATCAGGCTCTGTGATTGCAGGCGCTCCGGGACTCGGAGGAAGTGAAGTGTCACCTGCACTGGCTCCTACTGGGAAAAATGGGTCACCTTCAACCATTGCCATATCAATGCAGTTAATTGTTGTTGGTTTAGTGGCTGCTTTATACACTAGTTTTTGTGGTTAA